The following proteins are co-located in the Polystyrenella longa genome:
- a CDS encoding ABC transporter permease encodes MWRPFFLAWRSVKYYRTRSILLMLCLAITFALPLASRMLIVDFESQLRSRAEATPLAVGAKGSRFDLALHVLYFKEPALPVIKFREYDRLSKTDYGTIFPIHRQLTVQGAPLVGTNSAYFSFRDLEVAEGKHIGRLGDCVVGAALAEELEVGPGDHLTVDVNNVFSIAGIPPLRLNVVGVLKSNHSADDEAVFVTVQTAWVATGLGHGHEGAADVDHNVKGNDPQETQKALGASAILPYTEITDENINDFHYHGEQYDFPITAIIIDPASEREKTLLRGQYVADDAEYQIVQPLEVVDELMEVVFQFRFFLDLVAVLMGVTTCCLLLLIGWLTLQIRQGEMQTMVRIGSSRSMIFQIHAAEIGFLLLGAIVVTGGLLLVIRFLGTSFLIQFLV; translated from the coding sequence ATGTGGCGACCTTTCTTTCTGGCCTGGCGTTCCGTGAAGTATTACCGAACTCGGTCAATTCTGTTAATGCTTTGCCTGGCGATTACTTTCGCACTCCCACTGGCTTCGCGGATGTTGATTGTCGATTTCGAATCGCAACTACGGTCGCGGGCGGAAGCAACCCCGCTAGCGGTTGGCGCGAAGGGAAGCCGGTTTGATTTGGCTCTGCATGTGCTGTATTTCAAAGAGCCTGCCCTACCTGTGATCAAGTTCCGGGAATATGACCGTCTTTCCAAAACAGATTACGGCACTATTTTCCCTATTCATCGGCAATTGACGGTGCAGGGGGCTCCGTTGGTAGGAACAAACAGTGCTTACTTTTCATTTCGAGATTTAGAAGTCGCCGAGGGGAAGCACATTGGCCGGTTAGGGGATTGCGTCGTCGGTGCGGCGCTGGCGGAAGAGCTTGAAGTCGGACCGGGAGATCATCTGACGGTCGATGTGAACAACGTATTCAGCATCGCGGGGATTCCTCCGCTACGATTGAATGTGGTTGGTGTGTTGAAATCAAATCACTCTGCCGATGACGAGGCCGTCTTTGTCACAGTACAGACGGCGTGGGTCGCCACAGGACTTGGGCACGGGCACGAAGGGGCGGCCGATGTTGATCACAATGTGAAAGGGAATGATCCTCAGGAAACGCAAAAGGCCCTTGGAGCTTCGGCGATTCTGCCTTACACGGAAATCACAGACGAAAACATTAATGACTTTCATTATCATGGCGAACAATATGACTTCCCAATTACCGCAATTATCATTGATCCGGCCAGTGAGCGGGAAAAGACACTTTTAAGAGGGCAGTATGTTGCTGATGATGCCGAATATCAGATCGTGCAGCCGCTGGAGGTAGTCGATGAACTGATGGAAGTCGTCTTTCAGTTTCGCTTTTTCCTCGATCTCGTCGCGGTCTTGATGGGGGTGACGACCTGTTGTCTCCTGTTACTCATCGGTTGGCTGACGTTGCAAATCCGACAGGGAGAGATGCAAACGATGGTTCGAATTGGTTCCAGTCGCTCCATGATTTTTCAAATCCATGCTGCTGAAATTGGATTTCTGTTGCTGGGAGCGATTGTCGTGACGGGCGGGCTGTTGTTGGTGATTCGATTTCTGGGGACGTCCTTCCTGATTCAATTTCTCGTTTAA
- a CDS encoding citrate/2-methylcitrate synthase yields the protein MHGSPHHRPEHLFSGLAKLVDRLSVPDEDAAVFADNLNTFTTHISNPQKAEHFRGYSLNELARKNTFLDTSYLLLYGAIPNQEELADFQSILTETAELPSPIADIIQQTPLHVDASEFIRSVCALLPLFDSQSKSGAEESVLWQAHKLLMHIPLILIERQRLVEGWQSAKFDPDIHWAVNLAQLLTNRTPTPLGERAFEVLLLSRAELGYDAASHAARLVASRGGNLYSAISTAMNSIPLDDWQEERSLAIEVLAEGNQFATEKWARSLTPGQARKLGFGADIEKESVRLQLFNTFCYYLAEENNMIPMEKAARRSEKLIFELTGLSPHSEWAATRILYYLGIDIELNQPLQLMSRIPGWTAHVLEQLQQGPLVPARLEYEGPIHRYEK from the coding sequence ATGCATGGTTCTCCCCATCACCGTCCTGAGCACCTCTTTTCTGGTTTAGCCAAACTCGTCGATCGTCTCTCCGTACCGGATGAAGATGCGGCTGTCTTTGCCGACAACCTGAATACTTTCACGACTCATATTTCCAATCCACAAAAGGCGGAACATTTCCGGGGTTATTCTCTTAACGAGCTGGCTCGGAAAAATACCTTTCTGGATACAAGTTATCTGCTGTTGTACGGCGCTATTCCTAATCAGGAAGAGCTGGCCGACTTCCAGTCGATCCTCACGGAAACGGCAGAACTGCCCTCCCCTATCGCGGACATTATTCAACAGACACCGCTACACGTTGATGCCAGTGAGTTCATCCGGTCGGTGTGTGCTTTGCTTCCTCTGTTTGATTCGCAATCGAAAAGCGGTGCGGAAGAATCTGTACTCTGGCAGGCTCATAAATTACTGATGCATATTCCGCTGATTTTGATCGAACGTCAGCGACTCGTTGAAGGTTGGCAATCAGCTAAATTTGATCCCGACATTCACTGGGCGGTTAACCTTGCTCAATTATTAACCAACCGCACTCCCACCCCGCTCGGCGAACGTGCTTTCGAAGTCCTACTACTCTCCCGTGCCGAGTTAGGATACGACGCCGCCTCACACGCCGCGCGATTGGTCGCCAGTCGTGGTGGCAATTTATATTCGGCCATTTCAACGGCTATGAATTCAATTCCCCTTGATGATTGGCAGGAAGAACGTTCCCTCGCCATTGAAGTCCTCGCGGAAGGAAATCAATTCGCGACTGAGAAATGGGCGCGTAGTTTAACACCGGGGCAGGCTCGTAAGCTCGGCTTTGGTGCCGACATTGAAAAAGAATCCGTTCGTCTCCAGTTGTTCAACACGTTCTGCTATTACCTGGCGGAAGAGAACAACATGATCCCCATGGAAAAAGCGGCACGTCGCTCAGAAAAACTGATCTTCGAACTCACCGGGCTTTCACCGCATTCCGAATGGGCCGCCACACGAATTCTGTATTACCTCGGAATCGATATCGAGCTCAATCAACCTTTGCAGCTGATGTCCCGTATTCCAGGTTGGACTGCCCATGTCCTGGAGCAACTGCAACAGGGCCCGCTCGTTCCAGCACGACTCGAGTACGAAGGTCCGATTCACCGATACGAAAAGTAA
- a CDS encoding ABC transporter ATP-binding protein, translating into MLNITNLQFRYPESGFQLSLPSWEVPEGGQAALIGPSGSGKTTLLSLIAGILKPDAGKIELHGQNITQLSDTERRNFRIGQCGLIFQSFELIPYLNVFQNIQLPYYLNPVLERTSEVEIRAYQLAEQLGLSAYLQSRVTSLSVGEQQRLAICRALITQPRVLLADEPTASLDQANVDRVMQVLFDYSQSSGAMLIMSTHDPSLFARFEHRLDFSKLVSAIA; encoded by the coding sequence ATGCTGAACATCACGAATCTACAGTTTCGATATCCCGAGTCCGGGTTTCAATTATCGCTTCCTTCCTGGGAAGTGCCAGAAGGGGGACAGGCGGCATTAATCGGTCCAAGCGGGAGCGGAAAAACGACGCTACTCTCTTTAATCGCCGGTATCCTGAAACCCGACGCGGGCAAGATCGAACTCCATGGTCAGAACATTACTCAGTTATCTGATACAGAACGGCGAAACTTCCGGATTGGTCAATGTGGATTGATTTTCCAAAGCTTCGAACTCATTCCCTATTTGAATGTCTTTCAGAACATTCAATTGCCTTACTACCTTAACCCGGTACTCGAACGAACATCCGAAGTTGAAATACGGGCCTATCAACTGGCTGAACAACTAGGTCTGTCGGCTTATCTTCAAAGCCGGGTGACTTCCCTCTCAGTGGGTGAACAGCAGCGACTGGCAATTTGTCGAGCGTTGATAACACAACCTCGAGTTCTGTTGGCTGATGAACCGACGGCAAGTCTGGACCAGGCGAATGTTGATCGAGTGATGCAGGTCTTGTTTGATTATTCTCAGAGTTCCGGGGCAATGTTAATAATGTCGACGCACGACCCGTCCCTGTTCGCCCGGTTTGAACATCGTCTCGATTTTTCCAAACTCGTCAGCGCAATCGCCTGA
- the metX gene encoding homoserine O-acetyltransferase MetX, translating to MATETSEPFQIPETSVGLVETQTATLFAPPHPLKTEGGSKLGPIQVAYETYGTLSPARDNVIFICHALTGDAHAAGYHENSNRKKPGWWEDFIGPGKGVDTDQYFVVCANVLGGCMGTTGPGAINPETGERYSLEFPVVAINDIVRVHHELLRTLGIDRVLAVVGGSLGGMQALEWAASYPNDVGAVIAIASAANVSAQSIAFNTVGRRAILADPQFQEGRFYGDQGPRYGLALARMLAHITYLSEASIEMKFGRRLQDTEKLTYNLLKETEFQIESYLHYQGRRFVERFDANSYLYLTKAMDYFNITESYGSLSDAWKDSTARFLIASYDTDWLFTTSQSKEIVTALNQTARHVSYIEFQSPYGHDSFLIECEQLAAAVRPFLAQTYSSFKLPEKNQKTN from the coding sequence ATGGCGACTGAAACAAGCGAACCATTCCAGATCCCTGAGACCTCCGTCGGTTTAGTGGAAACACAAACTGCCACGCTGTTTGCCCCTCCGCACCCTCTTAAAACAGAGGGCGGTTCCAAACTCGGGCCAATTCAGGTCGCATACGAAACTTACGGAACCCTCTCTCCCGCTCGAGACAATGTCATCTTCATCTGTCATGCCCTGACAGGCGATGCCCACGCAGCCGGCTATCACGAAAACAGCAATCGGAAAAAACCAGGTTGGTGGGAAGATTTTATCGGACCGGGCAAAGGAGTGGACACAGACCAATACTTCGTCGTCTGCGCCAACGTGCTCGGAGGGTGTATGGGGACGACTGGCCCAGGGGCAATCAACCCGGAAACTGGGGAACGCTACAGTCTCGAATTCCCGGTTGTTGCCATCAACGACATTGTCCGCGTCCATCACGAACTGTTGCGAACTCTCGGTATCGATAGAGTCCTTGCCGTCGTAGGCGGTTCGCTTGGAGGAATGCAGGCGCTCGAATGGGCCGCCAGCTACCCCAACGATGTGGGAGCCGTAATCGCAATAGCCTCCGCAGCGAACGTCTCCGCGCAAAGTATCGCCTTTAATACTGTTGGTCGCCGCGCGATTCTTGCTGACCCTCAGTTCCAGGAAGGTCGTTTCTACGGCGACCAAGGCCCTCGCTACGGTCTAGCTCTCGCTCGGATGTTGGCCCATATCACTTATCTTTCTGAAGCCTCAATCGAAATGAAATTCGGGCGACGTCTTCAGGATACCGAAAAGCTGACTTACAACCTGTTGAAAGAGACCGAATTTCAGATCGAAAGCTATCTGCATTATCAAGGACGACGATTCGTCGAACGATTTGACGCTAACAGCTATCTGTACCTGACCAAGGCGATGGACTACTTCAACATCACCGAAAGCTACGGTTCGCTTTCGGATGCCTGGAAAGACTCTACCGCCCGATTTTTAATCGCGTCCTACGACACCGACTGGTTATTCACTACCAGCCAGAGCAAAGAAATCGTGACAGCGCTCAATCAGACGGCGAGACATGTCTCTTACATCGAATTTCAGTCTCCCTACGGTCACGACTCCTTCCTGATTGAATGTGAGCAATTGGCGGCAGCAGTTCGACCCTTTCTCGCCCAGACCTATTCCAGTTTCAAATTGCCTGAAAAGAACCAGAAAACGAACTGA
- the proB gene encoding glutamate 5-kinase — protein MNQIGNLVRQEVIQTARTVVVKVGTNVLSLDDDTLDIERIELLSGQLHKIRQTGRKVVLVSSGAIGAGMGLLSLKKRPEDLPHLQAAAATGQARLIHVYDECFQRHGYHAAQLLLTINDFKSRKRYLNVKNTLSTLFEYGVIPIVNENDTVSIDEIKFGDNDRLAALVTNLMPSPLLVILSNIQGLYDRDPSEEGSKLIPLVQKWDEDLLGYAAAVKSTRGTGGMQSKLQAIQTATAVGENVILANGRDPQVLDKVLAGEEVGTLFLAEGQTIPAWKRWIGYTITPKGKFVLDEGACRALRESGRSLLAIGVVQVSGHFDQGEVVSLVDPQGHEFARGLTNYNSEQVQMIAGKRTPEIEQILGSIPYVEIIHRDNLVVMSNP, from the coding sequence ATGAATCAAATCGGAAATCTGGTACGTCAGGAAGTCATTCAAACGGCGCGTACCGTCGTGGTGAAGGTGGGTACGAATGTTCTCTCCCTCGATGACGATACGCTTGACATCGAACGGATTGAACTCCTATCGGGACAGCTCCATAAAATCCGCCAGACCGGTCGCAAAGTGGTCCTGGTCTCCAGTGGAGCCATTGGCGCCGGGATGGGACTGCTCTCCCTGAAAAAACGACCAGAAGATCTCCCTCATCTACAGGCTGCCGCTGCTACTGGACAGGCACGGTTGATTCACGTCTATGATGAATGTTTTCAGCGACATGGATACCACGCAGCTCAATTATTATTGACAATTAACGACTTCAAATCGCGTAAACGGTACTTGAACGTCAAAAATACACTGTCGACTTTGTTTGAGTATGGTGTCATTCCCATCGTCAATGAGAACGACACTGTCAGCATCGATGAAATTAAATTCGGCGACAACGACCGACTCGCCGCACTTGTTACCAATTTAATGCCCTCTCCGTTGCTGGTAATCCTCTCGAATATTCAAGGACTTTACGACCGCGATCCTTCCGAAGAAGGAAGCAAGTTGATTCCGCTCGTGCAGAAATGGGATGAGGACCTCCTCGGATACGCAGCTGCGGTGAAAAGTACGCGCGGGACAGGGGGGATGCAATCGAAACTTCAGGCAATTCAAACAGCAACCGCCGTGGGAGAGAATGTCATTCTCGCCAACGGACGGGACCCGCAAGTGCTCGACAAAGTGTTGGCAGGTGAAGAAGTCGGTACACTCTTTCTCGCGGAAGGTCAGACGATCCCCGCCTGGAAAAGGTGGATTGGTTATACCATCACGCCCAAAGGAAAATTTGTTCTGGATGAAGGCGCATGCCGTGCTTTGCGGGAATCGGGCCGGTCCCTGCTGGCGATTGGGGTCGTGCAGGTATCCGGACATTTTGATCAGGGCGAAGTCGTTTCGCTGGTGGATCCCCAGGGGCATGAATTCGCGCGGGGCCTGACCAATTACAATTCCGAACAGGTTCAGATGATCGCCGGAAAACGGACTCCCGAGATTGAACAGATTCTGGGATCGATTCCCTATGTTGAAATCATCCATCGAGACAATCTGGTTGTGATGTCAAATCCTTAA
- the metW gene encoding methionine biosynthesis protein MetW, with protein sequence MNSAADTGIEYDAAQPHDLKPNMRRYCMPNPELTLTDGIIISHIEPSSRVIDLGCGDGRLLAKLRDLSDCSVMGIELEEKGVLETISNGVPVIQANLDHGIPEIPSGSFDWAVMSQTLQQVRHPKYALQEMIRIARRMIVVVPNFGYWKVRLQVVWQGRAPVTEKLPYSWYNTPNLHLMSISDFRYLTVGQLNCRIVKEIPIINGSAVERAWASNLRAESVVYILESPLA encoded by the coding sequence ATGAATTCAGCAGCTGATACCGGAATCGAATACGATGCGGCACAACCGCACGATCTCAAACCCAACATGCGTCGGTATTGCATGCCGAATCCGGAATTGACGCTGACAGACGGCATTATCATTTCGCACATCGAGCCGTCCAGTCGTGTAATCGACCTGGGTTGTGGCGACGGGCGTCTACTCGCGAAACTAAGAGATCTATCCGATTGCTCCGTGATGGGAATCGAGCTGGAAGAAAAAGGGGTTCTCGAAACGATCAGTAACGGTGTGCCCGTGATTCAGGCGAACCTGGACCATGGTATCCCCGAGATTCCGTCCGGTTCCTTCGACTGGGCCGTCATGAGCCAGACATTACAGCAGGTCCGACACCCGAAGTACGCCTTGCAGGAAATGATTCGAATTGCCCGACGTATGATTGTCGTCGTCCCGAATTTCGGTTATTGGAAAGTTCGCTTACAAGTCGTCTGGCAGGGACGCGCCCCCGTCACAGAGAAGCTACCGTACTCTTGGTATAACACGCCGAACCTGCACCTGATGTCGATCTCGGACTTTCGCTATCTGACCGTGGGTCAGTTGAATTGCCGGATTGTTAAAGAGATTCCCATCATCAATGGGTCCGCTGTCGAACGTGCCTGGGCATCCAACTTGCGAGCGGAAAGCGTTGTTTACATTTTGGAAAGCCCGCTGGCTTAA
- a CDS encoding acyl-CoA thioesterase — MSSGTIQEHQIEIRVRYSETDAMGFVHHGNYATYFEMGRTELLREQGGNYRQMEESGLLFVVAKLSTHYIVPLQYDDLLVLTTRVKKIGMAKLEHEYEIHRDGQLLTRAETVLACVDRNGKIQRIPENIAGSR; from the coding sequence ATGTCCTCCGGCACTATCCAGGAACATCAAATTGAAATTCGTGTCCGCTACAGTGAAACGGATGCCATGGGATTTGTTCATCACGGAAATTACGCCACCTATTTTGAGATGGGGCGCACCGAGTTACTCCGCGAGCAGGGTGGCAACTATCGGCAAATGGAAGAGTCAGGGTTGCTGTTTGTAGTCGCTAAACTAAGCACTCATTATATTGTTCCTCTCCAGTATGACGATCTGCTGGTACTCACCACCCGTGTCAAAAAAATCGGTATGGCCAAACTCGAACATGAATACGAGATTCATCGAGATGGCCAACTATTGACTCGCGCGGAAACAGTCCTTGCTTGCGTAGATCGCAATGGCAAGATCCAACGCATCCCGGAAAACATTGCTGGTTCCCGCTGA
- a CDS encoding amidophosphoribosyltransferase: protein MAELHHECGIAAVYHLPSAETSSFAPRGDANQASRVIPRILLDIQNRGQLAAGMTTFSTERNQLIDTHKDVGSVSEVFHLNHPRKTDALMAEYAGRAAIGHVRYATCGKDDRSYAQPFERHHIERSKWFSFAFNGQLSNYLDLRKEILAETDFHLARETDTEILMHLICQELTSDPRMDPADLLSNLAKRLDGAYNIVYLNARGDMFVSRDPLGIRPLCYVVDGPEEAPNMVVAASESVALANLGFPEENIKSLEPGTAIVIRDGKFSIKRYAESPRRAHCFFEWIYFANAASTLDDRSVYLSRKRLGEELAKQEDLEIDDDTIVVPVPDTAKGAAASMAYELNVPCLEGLLRNRYAGRTFIDSTNRADKVRMKYTPLPEVLEGKKVLLVEDTIVRSTTMQVLISQLRERGKAKEVHIRVACPPIVAPCFYGIDMSTIEELFAPRFMPGTELTPEHEAEMAASIGADSLRYLPLDSIARSVQFDSSELCQACIDQKYPTPAGERLYQLAVGNHERGESGRTYDAAEPAASVRT from the coding sequence ATGGCGGAACTCCACCACGAATGTGGAATCGCAGCAGTTTACCACCTTCCCTCCGCAGAAACATCCTCATTCGCTCCTCGTGGTGACGCCAATCAGGCCTCCCGCGTTATACCGCGTATTCTGCTGGATATTCAGAATCGCGGACAGCTGGCTGCCGGAATGACGACCTTCTCCACGGAGAGGAATCAGCTGATCGACACTCATAAAGATGTCGGGTCCGTCAGCGAGGTTTTCCACCTGAATCACCCTCGCAAAACCGACGCTTTAATGGCCGAGTATGCGGGACGCGCCGCGATCGGACACGTTCGTTACGCCACCTGTGGCAAAGACGACCGCAGTTATGCTCAACCGTTCGAACGGCATCACATCGAACGATCCAAATGGTTCAGCTTCGCCTTCAACGGTCAGCTTTCCAACTATCTCGACTTACGAAAAGAAATCCTCGCCGAAACCGACTTCCATCTAGCCCGCGAAACGGACACCGAAATCCTGATGCACCTGATCTGTCAGGAGCTCACTAGCGACCCTCGCATGGACCCGGCTGACTTGCTGTCGAATCTCGCCAAAAGACTGGATGGCGCCTACAATATTGTCTACCTGAATGCTCGCGGAGACATGTTTGTTTCCCGCGATCCGCTTGGCATCCGTCCTCTCTGCTATGTTGTCGACGGTCCAGAAGAAGCTCCCAACATGGTGGTTGCCGCCAGCGAGTCGGTCGCATTGGCAAACCTCGGGTTTCCGGAAGAGAACATCAAAAGCCTGGAACCGGGCACCGCAATTGTAATTCGTGACGGAAAGTTTTCGATCAAGCGGTATGCAGAAAGCCCCCGCCGGGCACATTGCTTCTTCGAATGGATCTACTTCGCTAATGCTGCCAGTACGCTGGATGATCGATCAGTTTATCTCTCTCGGAAACGACTCGGAGAAGAACTGGCCAAGCAGGAAGATCTTGAGATCGACGATGACACCATCGTTGTTCCTGTTCCCGATACGGCCAAGGGGGCTGCGGCCAGCATGGCCTACGAATTGAATGTACCTTGCCTCGAAGGTTTACTGCGTAACCGGTACGCAGGACGTACATTTATCGACAGTACTAACCGAGCGGACAAGGTCCGCATGAAATACACTCCCCTGCCGGAAGTACTGGAAGGAAAAAAAGTTCTTCTGGTTGAGGACACCATTGTCCGTTCTACGACGATGCAAGTTCTGATTTCTCAGTTACGTGAACGTGGCAAAGCGAAAGAGGTCCACATCCGCGTCGCCTGCCCTCCGATTGTCGCACCCTGTTTTTACGGGATCGATATGTCGACGATCGAAGAACTGTTCGCGCCTCGGTTCATGCCCGGAACGGAATTAACTCCTGAACATGAAGCCGAGATGGCTGCATCGATTGGAGCCGATAGCCTGCGTTACCTGCCTTTGGACTCGATCGCTCGGAGCGTTCAGTTTGACAGCAGCGAACTCTGTCAGGCCTGCATCGATCAGAAGTACCCGACTCCCGCCGGCGAACGCCTCTACCAACTCGCTGTTGGCAACCACGAGCGAGGTGAATCAGGTCGTACCTATGATGCAGCCGAGCCCGCGGCCTCCGTCCGCACCTGA
- the tsaE gene encoding tRNA (adenosine(37)-N6)-threonylcarbamoyltransferase complex ATPase subunit type 1 TsaE: protein MSCHFKVTTHSEDETKQLGTALGNCLQPGIVISLNGNLGAGKTRFVQGVATALGVNEKEVTSPTFTLIQEYAGTIPLYHFDTYRLRDSDEFAELGAPEILDLPAISLLEWGDRMAEYLPESTLRIKIDIVSETDREFNFSASKMEICELLELLKQRLG from the coding sequence ATGTCCTGTCATTTCAAAGTGACGACTCATTCGGAAGACGAAACCAAACAGCTGGGCACCGCTTTGGGTAATTGTTTGCAACCTGGAATTGTCATCTCGCTGAACGGAAATCTAGGGGCAGGTAAGACGCGATTCGTGCAAGGAGTTGCGACCGCGTTGGGCGTGAATGAGAAAGAAGTGACCAGCCCGACTTTCACGCTCATCCAGGAATATGCGGGAACCATTCCGCTCTATCATTTCGATACCTATCGGTTACGCGACAGTGATGAATTCGCTGAACTGGGTGCACCTGAGATTCTCGATCTGCCTGCCATCTCCCTTCTGGAATGGGGAGACCGCATGGCCGAGTATCTGCCCGAGTCAACACTGCGAATTAAAATCGATATCGTTTCTGAGACGGATCGTGAATTTAATTTCAGTGCGTCAAAAATGGAAATCTGTGAATTGCTGGAGCTGCTCAAACAGCGTTTAGGCTAA
- the uvrB gene encoding excinuclease ABC subunit UvrB, whose translation MSPFNLVSEFEPGGDQPKAIEQLVAGIRENRKDQVLLGVTGSGKTFTMANVIQQIGRPTLVLSHNKTLAAQLYGEFKDFFPNNAVAYFVSYYDYYQPEAYIPQRDIYIEKDASINDEIDRLRLYATSALMSRSDVIIVASVSCIYGLGSPKDYLEMMIPLSVGHEIDRDKLLRKLIDIQYDRNDVELARARFRVRGDVVECWPAYEEFAYRIEMWGDEIEKLSIINPTSGEELKTEQEIFIYPAKHFVLPQERIQGALKEIEDELQQQLEKFRNEGKLLEAQRLAARTRYDIELMREAGFCPGIENYSRALAGRKPGEPPFTLFDFFPKDFTLMVDESHVTLPQIRAMHAGDFSRKSTLVEHGFRLPMAIDNRPMKFDEWNSKRGQTIFVSATPADWELDQTDGEIVEQVIRPTGLLDPLIHIVPARGQVPHLITEIRKRTERKERVLVTTLTKRLSEDLTDYFKEEGLRCQWLHSELDAIERVEILRELRQGKYDVLVGVNLLREGLDLPEVSLVAIMDADKEGFLRSEKSLIQTIGRSARNENAEVILYADRVTDSMQKAIDETLRRREIQMAYNKEHGITPETIRKAIKRGIEDEIQARQVVQKTGGAKSEKQYVTQEFLNELEGEMLEAAQNLDFERAAQLRDRILELKNQLGQEATVEEEAVKDKPGFAKRGKRGRKGRGRGKGN comes from the coding sequence ATGTCTCCCTTTAATCTGGTGAGTGAATTTGAACCGGGTGGCGATCAGCCTAAGGCGATCGAGCAACTGGTCGCCGGTATTCGTGAGAATCGGAAAGATCAGGTTCTGCTGGGGGTAACTGGTTCTGGTAAAACGTTCACGATGGCGAATGTCATCCAGCAGATTGGACGTCCAACCCTTGTCCTTTCACACAATAAAACGTTGGCGGCTCAGCTGTATGGTGAATTCAAGGATTTCTTTCCCAACAATGCCGTGGCTTACTTCGTCAGCTATTACGATTACTACCAACCGGAAGCGTATATTCCGCAGCGAGATATCTACATTGAGAAAGATGCCTCGATTAATGATGAGATTGACCGACTCCGGTTGTATGCCACCTCGGCGCTGATGAGCCGCAGCGATGTGATCATCGTTGCCTCTGTCAGTTGCATATACGGGTTGGGATCTCCAAAAGACTACCTGGAGATGATGATTCCCCTTTCCGTGGGTCATGAAATTGACCGGGACAAGTTGTTACGCAAGCTGATCGATATTCAATACGACCGAAATGATGTTGAACTGGCCCGGGCGCGATTTCGAGTGCGGGGCGATGTCGTGGAATGCTGGCCTGCGTATGAGGAGTTTGCCTATCGGATTGAAATGTGGGGTGATGAAATTGAAAAGCTGTCGATCATTAATCCGACCAGTGGTGAAGAGTTGAAGACTGAGCAGGAAATCTTCATTTACCCGGCAAAGCATTTCGTGTTGCCCCAGGAGAGAATTCAGGGAGCGCTCAAAGAGATCGAGGACGAACTACAGCAGCAACTGGAAAAGTTTCGCAATGAAGGCAAGTTGCTCGAAGCTCAACGTTTAGCCGCGCGGACCCGGTACGATATTGAGCTAATGCGTGAAGCAGGGTTCTGTCCGGGAATTGAAAACTACAGTAGAGCTTTAGCTGGTCGTAAACCAGGGGAGCCTCCATTTACACTGTTTGATTTCTTTCCGAAAGACTTCACATTGATGGTCGATGAATCGCATGTGACATTGCCGCAAATTCGAGCGATGCATGCGGGAGACTTCTCACGAAAATCGACTTTGGTGGAGCATGGGTTTCGGCTCCCAATGGCGATTGATAACCGACCGATGAAATTCGATGAATGGAATTCAAAACGGGGTCAGACCATTTTTGTGTCAGCGACACCGGCAGATTGGGAACTTGACCAAACCGATGGTGAAATCGTCGAACAGGTTATTCGCCCGACTGGCCTGCTGGATCCGTTAATACATATTGTACCTGCCCGAGGCCAGGTTCCGCATTTGATTACGGAAATTCGTAAGCGAACGGAGAGGAAAGAGCGGGTGCTGGTGACGACGTTGACGAAACGGTTGTCCGAAGACTTAACGGATTATTTCAAGGAAGAAGGCTTGCGCTGCCAGTGGTTGCACTCGGAACTGGATGCCATTGAGCGTGTTGAAATCCTTCGCGAGTTGCGTCAGGGTAAATATGATGTCCTCGTAGGCGTAAACCTGCTGCGAGAAGGACTCGACCTGCCCGAAGTCTCGCTGGTTGCGATTATGGATGCCGATAAGGAAGGTTTTCTGAGGAGTGAGAAAAGTCTGATTCAGACGATTGGTCGTTCTGCTCGTAACGAGAATGCGGAGGTCATTTTGTATGCGGACCGGGTGACCGACAGTATGCAAAAGGCGATTGATGAGACCTTGCGACGTCGTGAAATCCAGATGGCCTACAACAAAGAGCACGGAATCACCCCCGAAACGATTCGTAAAGCGATCAAACGGGGGATCGAAGATGAAATTCAGGCTCGACAGGTCGTTCAGAAAACAGGGGGAGCAAAATCGGAGAAACAGTATGTTACTCAGGAGTTCTTGAACGAACTCGAAGGTGAAATGCTGGAGGCTGCCCAGAACCTGGATTTCGAGCGGGCGGCTCAACTTCGTGACCGAATCCTGGAACTCAAGAACCAACTTGGACAGGAAGCGACTGTCGAAGAGGAAGCTGTAAAAGATAAACCCGGCTTTGCCAAACGAGGAAAACGTGGCCGAAAAGGGCGTGGTCGTGGTAAAGGGAATTAG